The genome window AAATCATTTCAGAGTTTATGGTTGTTCAGTGACAACTTGAAGACTTGCAGTAGTCTTTCATGATGAGAGGCAGAGTTCCCAGCTCGTACCCAGATCTGAGCACCAATCAGTGCTTTATTCCAAAACTTCATAATAGCTGTGTTATTTGTAGTGCTTTTTGACTTGAAAgagcttgaaaaaaatgttaatgtaaCTTCACAAAAGTCTTCTGTTCTTGCTGCCACTGCTGATGGAAAATGGAGATGTGCCTGAGTCTGGCTGGGTCTGGAGTTGCACCAGCATGAACTTACTcactttcttaaaatatttgaacatCTGACCATGTCAGGTCATTCATGTGAtagtttctctttaaaatgatCGGAATTCTTCTGTtctgaattctgtttttctttagaatGGTGGACAGGTCAGCATGGATGGAAGGAGACAtcagtttcctcttctgctttttaacttCCCAGGTGAAAAAACTCCAGTGTGAGCCATGAACTTCTTCCTACTGGGGGGAAACGCTGAGCAGGTTCTGAAAACTGAACtgtaaaaaaaaggagaaaaaaggagaccCACCTCTTGatgctgggggggctgtgatGGTGCAAAGGGCTTGGCCAGAGCAACTGGGGGTCCCCCAGTGCCATAGGGGCTGAGCACTGGGGGGCTCTGCCTCCACAGCATCCCCCCCAGTGATCCCTTGGGCAAACACTTCACATGTGCATCAACAGCGATGCATTTCTGGAGTATTTTTGGGGCTGACTCTCCTGAGTGTTTCTGAGTCCTTCTTGGCAGCTACCTTGGAGGTATTTTGAGGTACGTAAGCAGTGAGCAGAGCCTGGTGCTCTTAAGAAGCCCATTCAGGGGGAACAAATGAGAGCTCCGTACGGTAAATGCCATCCAGAATTACACTGTCATTCTGGACCCAGCAGAATTTGATGGGCCAAGTGATTCAtccatcaaaataattttccagaaaaTCATGCTACTGGAAGattatgctttttattaaaggaaaaataccacTCTTAATGTTCAGTACTTCTTGGCTCTCCTATCAAAGTTTGAGCAGAACAGAAACTGTATCTTGCGGGCTTTTTGTGCTTAATTCAAAAGAAAGGAACTGCAGGGTGTAAATCTGTAGGATAAATTTTTATCCCAATGCTGGGGGAAGTTatttgggatttgtttttcctttaactgTTTAATAGAACAGGGCAGGGTGGATGTTAATATAACAGGATGAGGCATCCCCAGGTTGGGATGTGCTGTTCATCCACGACGGATGcacatcccagccctgcactcTCAGGTCCCCTCCCTGCATTCCTGGGTCTCCCCTCCCCAACTCCATGGCCCATGCTGGTCCTGAGtgctctttctgcttccttaaaaagaaaaaaaaggagaaaaaaaaaagcaataatgaCAATAGAACATGCCTTGGTACAGTAATGACTTAGGTAATGGAGTGCACACCGTGTAGTGAGATCCAGacgttttaaaaaatacaaatattttccaaacgCTTTCTGGCTTCTTTCATAGGTGCTGGGAACATCAGTGCTCTGGTTCtgcatccatgcaggtctcccAGGGGTTCTGGGGGAAGCGGGGCAGCGCGATGAGGAGGAGGGTGATGCCGCAGACGAAGAGCAGGACGAAGGCGGCGCAGGCACAGGCGAAGGACCAGGAGTAGCTGTACTCTATCCAGACTGTCTCCTCACTGTCAATCATCCTCTTCACGGATTGTCTCATGACTTCCACGGAGATGATGATACAGAGACCTgaagggaagacagaagcagTGGGCTGAATAACTGGCTGTCAATTTTTCACCCTTAATTAACCCCCTCCTCTGTCTTTTTTCgaacaggagctgcagggagttGCACAGGCAAGTCAGTGGCTGCGGTGGCTGAGGGAACCAACTTTCCCCACTGCTTGGAGCTCTGCCAGGCAGCCAAGTCAGCTGGTGGCTTGTTGAGTGTGGTTTTTAGACAGGGTTGGATGGGAAGCTCAAAGTGGTGGAGGAATAATTGCATTCCCTAGGGAGCTTTTCCAAACGGTGTGCGAGGCTGGTATTCGAGGTGACAATGTGCACCTCTGTCTTTCAGTCATTGTGGCATGTCAAATATGACTAGCTTTTGTAAATATGCAGTCTGCATGGTTTTGGGAGACAGCTCTGTGTTTTGGGCCTGGATCAGCTGTTTTCTTGGTTTGAGTCTTAACTGAATATGTCAGAAATACCCCTTTTAAAGGTAGTTggagaaaatacagagaagctgctgggtAGGAAGAAACCGCTACGTTCAGGGCATTTTTAGAAGtatctccatcctctcaggagCTATGTGAGTTTCTCTCTGTTGTCCTGTGTGCAAGTACACGAGCACTGACTCTCCTACCTGCGAAGGTGTAGAACATGGAGGCAGGCTTCAGCAGATAGTCCCTCTTCTTCCTGAAGGACAAGAGGACGCAGATTGTTCCGATGATTGCAAAGCCAACGCTGAAGATGGCAATGGCTGCAGCTGAAATGCTGTATTCtgccaaagcaaaacaaacaccagaaaTTGCAAATGCTGCGAATTTCCAGCACACTCCCATCAGCTGGGGTGACTTTGCAGTAGGTCATGCTGAGAATTATGtattctcctgctgctgcaaagagaTGGCTTGGGTGAATTGAGTATTTCCCTCCCATAAAAGCAGGGGCAAGTATTGGCCGTGTATCTTTGGAATGCAAAGGGTAtaaaggcagagcaggagggggcAACACTTTCTGAAAGAGCAAATGGCACCTGTACTCGCCTGACGAAGCCCTGGGCTGGAGGGGTTtcagccctgctgtgcagaTGCTACTGTTGAAGCCTTACCAGGCTCCACGCTCACATTTCCTCCATCACTCCACACCCTGCTCTCAGTGAATAAACAACTCTCTGCTGGTTTTATTCCAGGTCTGTATCACAGAGCCCTGGCAAGGCCCTGTGCGTGGTGCCGATGTTGTAGCgcagcagagaggcagctgtGGGCTCCACAGGCTCCAAATCCACGCAGGCAAAGCAGGCAGGAGGCCAGAGGTGAAGTGTTTGCacagcagcttttttgtttgcatttggttttgttgtttgtttgtctttttttttttttttcctttaagacaACAATTTCCAGCTCTGTGAAAACCCAGCTTCTTCAGGGCATAGGATTAAACCCTCTATAAAATGTCCTGGTTTTATCTAagccagctgtgtgctggaCACTTCCCTCAGCCAAAGCACATTTCAGGGCCTGAATGGAGGGGAAGAATTGCTAATTGAATAATTCAGGCCTTCATTTATGTATTGCCTTGGTTTTCATCTTAGTTTAATATTTAACACGTGTAGTCATGCATGAACATCACAGTGCCTGATGATATTTGCCTTtcaagccattaaaaaaaaatacctcccAGGCAAAAATAACGAagaatttttttgtctgttactAATTAGCTCCCATCAAATCATCACCATTGCTGCGAAATGGAACAGCAGATCACTCTTTGTTCTCACTGCTTTTCATGCCACTGTTTTATTATGATTTCCTTAATGTCTGTCTTTACCACGTGCTGGAACTGCCTGAAAGGCTTCGTTTCGATGTAAAACCTTTTGCTGTGGCtcaagctttttcttttgcttcaaaGAAAAGGAGGTCTTCATGGTCTGTTTCTGAAATGACTAAGAAGGCATTGGGTACATTTTTAAGATCAGATGGCTGGCTCTGATAATATTTATATAGATGAGCAAAAGCAGGTAGCTCAGATACGTGCTCTTCTATCCACTGAAAATTCTGCACCATTTCTGTTttaggaaaatgcttttttagaAAACCTGTCTGCAGGGTTTTCCACC of Apus apus isolate bApuApu2 chromosome 17, bApuApu2.pri.cur, whole genome shotgun sequence contains these proteins:
- the CACNG1 gene encoding voltage-dependent calcium channel gamma-1 subunit; translated protein: MEESKPLKVRLAFTVLLVGVSLLFAAVVTDHWAVLSPRVEQLNASCEAAHFGLWRLCTKRIFMQEEGPKEKGCGPISLPGEHNCSYFKHFTPGQSSEIFEVTTQKEYSISAAAIAIFSVGFAIIGTICVLLSFRKKRDYLLKPASMFYTFAGLCIIISVEVMRQSVKRMIDSEETVWIEYSYSWSFACACAAFVLLFVCGITLLLIALPRFPQNPWETCMDAEPEH